A region of Phalacrocorax carbo chromosome 7, bPhaCar2.1, whole genome shotgun sequence DNA encodes the following proteins:
- the SAP130 gene encoding histone deacetylase complex subunit SAP130 isoform X1 produces MSSQQFPRSGAPPAGLGPAPPPGPASGSAGLIAPAATVSDESSRDSEVAPREHIGPGGSIQPREEKQEPVVVRPYPQVQMLTQHHPVQSGAPVTVTAPPAHLTPAVPLSFSDGLMKPPLKPTMPSRPIAPAPPSTLSAPAKVPGQVTVTMESNIPQAPTIPVATISGQQGHPSNLHHIMATNVQMSIIRSSAPGPPLHIGASHLPRGAAAAAVMSSSKVTTVLRPASQLPNAATAQPAVQHIIHQPIQSRPPVTTSSAIPPAVVATVSATRAQSPVITTTAAHATESTLSRPTLSIQQHPPSAAISIQRPAQPRDTATRITLPSHPAIGTQKPQLHTMAQKTIFSTGTPVAAATVAPILATNTIASATTAGSVSHTQAPTSTIVTMTMPSHSSHATAVTTSNIPVAKVVPQQITHTSPRIQSDYTAERSNLIPLSSHRASPNPVAMETRNDNRQSVPVQFQYFLPTYPPSAYPLTAHTYTPITSSVSTIRQYPVSAQAPNSAITAQTGVGVASTVHLNPMQLMTVDASHARHIQGIQPAPISAQGIQPAPISAQGIQPAPIGTQGLHPAAPIGTQGLQPAPISAQQPQADTKTSAVVLADGATIVANPISNTFNTASAATTVVQTHSQSASASAPAQGSSPRPSILRKKPTTDGLAVRKSLIPPQPPEVASTRVESTMRSTSGSPRPAGAKPKPEIHVSMATPVTVSMEAVSNQGGEQPTIAVPPTSQQAPSAIPAIIAAASPTSQPAAALSTIPGAVPAAPPTSTTIVAAPAPPSTMSGALSAVLGPAVPEIKIKEEVEPMDIMRPVSAVPPLTTSTVSPSLALLANNLSMPPSDLPPGASPRKKPRKQQHVISTEEGDMMETNSTDDEKSTAKSLLVKAEKRKSPPKEYIDEEGVRYVPVRPRPPITLLRHYRNPWKAAYHHFQRYSDVRVKEEKKAMLQEIANQKGVSCRAQGWKVHLCAAQLLQLTNLEHDVYERLTALQEGLIPKKKAATDDDLHRINELIQGNMQRCKLVMDQISEARDSMLKVLDHKDRVLKLLNKNGTVKKVSKLKRKEKV; encoded by the exons ATGAGCTCGCAGCAGTTTCCCCGCTCGGGCGCGCCGCCCGCTGGCCTCGGaccagccccgccgcccggccctgCCAGCGGCTCTGCCGGGCTCATCGCCCCCGCCGCCACAG TGAGTGATGAATCTAGTCGTGACTCAGAAGTTGCTCCTAGAGAGCACATTGGCCCCGGTGGCTCTATACAACCTcgagaagaaaagcaggaacCGGTGGTGGTTCGGCCATACCCCCAGGTTCAGATGTTGACACAGCACCACCCTGTCCAGTCTGGTGCCCCAGTGACAGTCACAGCACCACCAGCACATTTGACTCCTGCTGTCCCGCTTTCCTTTTCGGATGGGCTTATGAAG CCTCCCCTGAAGCCCACCATGCCCAGCCGGCCCATTGCTCCTGCTCCACCCTCTACTCTCTCAGCTCCTGCAAAGGTTCCTGGGCAAGTTACTGTGACCATGGAAAGCAACATACCACAGGCTCCAACAATTCCTGTGGCAACAATCAGCGGCCAAcag GGGCATCCTAGTAACTTGCATCATATCATGGCTACCAATGTGCAGATGTCTATCATCAGAAGTAGTGCTCCTGGGCCTCCGCTACACATTGGAGCTTCTCACCTACCCCGAG GTGCAGCGGCCGCTGCAGTGATGTCCAGTTCTAAAGTAACTACAGTCCTGAGACCAGCTTCACAGTTGCCAAATGCAGCTACAGCTCAGCCGGCGGTTCAGCACATCATTCATCAGCCAATCCAG TCTCGTCCTCCGGTGACAACTTCAAGCGCTATCCCTCCAGCTGTGGTGGCAACTGTCTCGGCCACAAGAGCTCAGTCCCCTGTTATAACTACAACGGCAGCCCATGCTACGGAATCAACTCTTAG tCGACCCACCCTGTCTATCCAGCAGCACCCGCCTTCTGCAGCTATTAGTATTCAGCGGCCTGCACAGCCGAGGGATACAGCTACTCGTATTACACTACCGTCTCACCCAGCTATAGGAACACAGAAGCCACAGCTCCACACCATGGCTCAG AAAACCATTTTCAGTACTGGTACTCcagtagcagcagcaacagTGGCACCTATTTTGGCAACGAACACGATAGCTTCAGCAACCACAGCTG gttCTGTCTCTCACACCCAAGCGCCTACAAGCACCATTGTCACCATGACAATGCCCTCCCATTCTTCCCATGCTACAGCTGTCACGACCTCAAACATCCCAGTTG CTAAAGTGGTTCCTCAGCAAATCACACATACTTCTCCCCGGATCCAGTCTGAttacacagcagagaggagtAATCTCATACCCCTCTCTAGTCACCGAGCATCTCCAAACCCAGTAGCAATGGAAACCAGAAATGACAACAG GCAGTCGGTGCCTGTCCAGTTCCAGTATTTCTTACCAACATACCCGCCCTCCGCATACCCTTTGACTGCGCACACCTATACCCCCATCACCAGCTCGGTGTCCACCATTCGCCAGTATCCAG TTTCAGCCCAGGCACCGAACTCAGCCATCACAGCTCAGACTGGCGTAGGAGTGGCCTCCACTGTCCACCTCAACCCCATGCAGCTGATGACTGTAGATGCGTCTCATGCCCGTCACATCCAGGGCATCCAGCCAGCACCCATCAGTGCACAGGGGATCCAGCCAGCACCAATCAGCGCCCAGGGCATTCAGCCAGCACCAATTGGGACGCAAGGACTGCACCCCGCTGCACCAATTGGCacacaggggctgcagccagcaccaATCAGTGCTCAGCAGCCACAGGCCGACACCAAGACTTCAG CAGTAGTCTTGGCAGATGGAGCCACCATTGTAGCCAATCCTATTAGCAACACATTCAATACAGCTTCTGCAGCAACTACAGTTGTTCAGACCCACAGCCAGAGTGCCAGTGCCAGCgcaccagcccagggctcgTCCCCGCGCCCGAGCATCCTCCGGAAGAAACCAACCACAGATGG GCTGGCAGTCCGGAAAAGCTTAATTCCACCTCAGCCACCTGAAGTAGCTAGCACACGTGTCGAGAGTACTATGCGAAGCACATCTGGATCACCAAGGCCTGCTGG TGCCAAGCCAAAACCTGAAATACATGTGTCCATGGCCACTCCAGTGACTGTGTCTATGGAGGCAGTGTCTAATCAAGGTGGCGAGCAGCCCACCATTGCggtcccccccacctcccagcaaGCTCCCTCTGCCATTCCAGCAATCATCGCGGCAGCCAGTCCCACTTCGCAGCCTGCGGCAGCTCTGTCCACCATTCCAGGAGCTGTCCCAGCCGCTCCACCAACTTCTACCACAATTGTGGCAGCACCCGCTCCTCCATCGACCATGAGTGGGGCTCTGTCagcagtgctgggtcctgcagtACCAGAGATAAAAATCAAAGAGGAAGTGGAGCCTATGGACATAATGCGACCAGTATCTG cAGTCCCTCCTTTGACTACAAGTACTGTGTCTCCATCTTTGGCATTGCTGGCCAACAACCTTTCAATGCCTCCAAGTGATTTGCCACCTGGTGCCTCCCCAAGGAAGAAACCCCGTAAGCAGCAGCATGTCATCTCCACAGAGGAAGGGGACATGATGGAAACAAACAGCACCGATGATGAGAAATCCACTGCCAAAAGTTTGCTGGTGAAGGCAGAGAAGCGCAAGTCTCCTCCAAAGGAGTATATAG ATGAGGAAGGTGTAAGATACGTGCCTGTTCGTCCAAGGCCACCTATCACATTGCTCCGGCATTATCGCAATCCTTGGAAAGCCGCTTACCACCACTTTCAAAGATACAGTGATGTCCGGGTAAAAG AAGAGAAGAAGGCTATGCTACAGGAGATTGCCAATCAGAAGGGTGTATCCTGTCGTGCACAAGGGTGGAAGGTCCATCTCTGTGCAGCACAGCTACTACAGCTG ACAAACCTCGAGCATGATGTGTATGAGAGACTGACTGCCCTGCAGGAGGGGCTCATTCCGAAGAAAAAAGCGGCCACCGATGACGACTTGCATCGAATCAATGAACTGATACAG GGGAATATGCAGAGGTGTAAACTTGTGATGGATCAAATCAGCGAGGCTCGAGACTCCATGCTAAAGGTCTTGGACCACAAGGATCGTGTTTTGAAGCTTCTAAACAAGAATGGAACTGTCAAGAAAGTATCCAAATTAAAGCGAAAGGAGAAGGTGTAA
- the SAP130 gene encoding histone deacetylase complex subunit SAP130 isoform X5 — MSSQQFPRSGAPPAGLGPAPPPGPASGSAGLIAPAATVSDESSRDSEVAPREHIGPGGSIQPREEKQEPVVVRPYPQVQMLTQHHPVQSGAPVTVTAPPAHLTPAVPLSFSDGLMKPPLKPTMPSRPIAPAPPSTLSAPAKVPGQVTVTMESNIPQAPTIPVATISGQQGHPSNLHHIMATNVQMSIIRSSAPGPPLHIGASHLPRGAAAAAVMSSSKVTTVLRPASQLPNAATAQPAVQHIIHQPIQSRPPVTTSSAIPPAVVATVSATRAQSPVITTTAAHATESTLSRPTLSIQQHPPSAAISIQRPAQPRDTATRITLPSHPAIGTQKPQLHTMAQKTIFSTGTPVAAATVAPILATNTIASATTAGSVSHTQAPTSTIVTMTMPSHSSHATAVTTSNIPVAKVVPQQITHTSPRIQSDYTAERSNLIPLSSHRASPNPVAMETRNDNRQSVPVQFQYFLPTYPPSAYPLTAHTYTPITSSVSTIRQYPVSAQAPNSAITAQTGVGVASTVHLNPMQLMTVDASHARHIQGIQPAPISAQGIQPAPISAQGIQPAPIGTQGLHPAAPIGTQGLQPAPISAQQPQADTKTSAVVLADGATIVANPISNTFNTASAATTVVQTHSQSASASAPAQGSSPRPSILRKKPTTDGLAVRKSLIPPQPPEVASTRVESTMRSTSGSPRPAGAKPKPEIHVSMATPVTVSMEAVSNQGGEQPTIAVPPTSQQAPSAIPAIIAAASPTSQPAAALSTIPGAVPAAPPTSTTIVAAPAPPSTMSGALSAVLGPAVPEIKIKEEVEPMDIMRPVSAVPPLTTSTVSPSLALLANNLSMPPSDLPPGASPRKKPRKQQHVISTEEGDMMETNSTDDEKSTAKSLLVKAEKRKSPPKEYIDEEGVRYVPVRPRPPITLLRHYRNPWKAAYHHFQRYSDVRVKEEKKAMLQEIANQKGVSCRAQGWKVHLCAAQLLQLMIKIGNSLLLMHRSEEASVWDGAADLRRQH; from the exons ATGAGCTCGCAGCAGTTTCCCCGCTCGGGCGCGCCGCCCGCTGGCCTCGGaccagccccgccgcccggccctgCCAGCGGCTCTGCCGGGCTCATCGCCCCCGCCGCCACAG TGAGTGATGAATCTAGTCGTGACTCAGAAGTTGCTCCTAGAGAGCACATTGGCCCCGGTGGCTCTATACAACCTcgagaagaaaagcaggaacCGGTGGTGGTTCGGCCATACCCCCAGGTTCAGATGTTGACACAGCACCACCCTGTCCAGTCTGGTGCCCCAGTGACAGTCACAGCACCACCAGCACATTTGACTCCTGCTGTCCCGCTTTCCTTTTCGGATGGGCTTATGAAG CCTCCCCTGAAGCCCACCATGCCCAGCCGGCCCATTGCTCCTGCTCCACCCTCTACTCTCTCAGCTCCTGCAAAGGTTCCTGGGCAAGTTACTGTGACCATGGAAAGCAACATACCACAGGCTCCAACAATTCCTGTGGCAACAATCAGCGGCCAAcag GGGCATCCTAGTAACTTGCATCATATCATGGCTACCAATGTGCAGATGTCTATCATCAGAAGTAGTGCTCCTGGGCCTCCGCTACACATTGGAGCTTCTCACCTACCCCGAG GTGCAGCGGCCGCTGCAGTGATGTCCAGTTCTAAAGTAACTACAGTCCTGAGACCAGCTTCACAGTTGCCAAATGCAGCTACAGCTCAGCCGGCGGTTCAGCACATCATTCATCAGCCAATCCAG TCTCGTCCTCCGGTGACAACTTCAAGCGCTATCCCTCCAGCTGTGGTGGCAACTGTCTCGGCCACAAGAGCTCAGTCCCCTGTTATAACTACAACGGCAGCCCATGCTACGGAATCAACTCTTAG tCGACCCACCCTGTCTATCCAGCAGCACCCGCCTTCTGCAGCTATTAGTATTCAGCGGCCTGCACAGCCGAGGGATACAGCTACTCGTATTACACTACCGTCTCACCCAGCTATAGGAACACAGAAGCCACAGCTCCACACCATGGCTCAG AAAACCATTTTCAGTACTGGTACTCcagtagcagcagcaacagTGGCACCTATTTTGGCAACGAACACGATAGCTTCAGCAACCACAGCTG gttCTGTCTCTCACACCCAAGCGCCTACAAGCACCATTGTCACCATGACAATGCCCTCCCATTCTTCCCATGCTACAGCTGTCACGACCTCAAACATCCCAGTTG CTAAAGTGGTTCCTCAGCAAATCACACATACTTCTCCCCGGATCCAGTCTGAttacacagcagagaggagtAATCTCATACCCCTCTCTAGTCACCGAGCATCTCCAAACCCAGTAGCAATGGAAACCAGAAATGACAACAG GCAGTCGGTGCCTGTCCAGTTCCAGTATTTCTTACCAACATACCCGCCCTCCGCATACCCTTTGACTGCGCACACCTATACCCCCATCACCAGCTCGGTGTCCACCATTCGCCAGTATCCAG TTTCAGCCCAGGCACCGAACTCAGCCATCACAGCTCAGACTGGCGTAGGAGTGGCCTCCACTGTCCACCTCAACCCCATGCAGCTGATGACTGTAGATGCGTCTCATGCCCGTCACATCCAGGGCATCCAGCCAGCACCCATCAGTGCACAGGGGATCCAGCCAGCACCAATCAGCGCCCAGGGCATTCAGCCAGCACCAATTGGGACGCAAGGACTGCACCCCGCTGCACCAATTGGCacacaggggctgcagccagcaccaATCAGTGCTCAGCAGCCACAGGCCGACACCAAGACTTCAG CAGTAGTCTTGGCAGATGGAGCCACCATTGTAGCCAATCCTATTAGCAACACATTCAATACAGCTTCTGCAGCAACTACAGTTGTTCAGACCCACAGCCAGAGTGCCAGTGCCAGCgcaccagcccagggctcgTCCCCGCGCCCGAGCATCCTCCGGAAGAAACCAACCACAGATGG GCTGGCAGTCCGGAAAAGCTTAATTCCACCTCAGCCACCTGAAGTAGCTAGCACACGTGTCGAGAGTACTATGCGAAGCACATCTGGATCACCAAGGCCTGCTGG TGCCAAGCCAAAACCTGAAATACATGTGTCCATGGCCACTCCAGTGACTGTGTCTATGGAGGCAGTGTCTAATCAAGGTGGCGAGCAGCCCACCATTGCggtcccccccacctcccagcaaGCTCCCTCTGCCATTCCAGCAATCATCGCGGCAGCCAGTCCCACTTCGCAGCCTGCGGCAGCTCTGTCCACCATTCCAGGAGCTGTCCCAGCCGCTCCACCAACTTCTACCACAATTGTGGCAGCACCCGCTCCTCCATCGACCATGAGTGGGGCTCTGTCagcagtgctgggtcctgcagtACCAGAGATAAAAATCAAAGAGGAAGTGGAGCCTATGGACATAATGCGACCAGTATCTG cAGTCCCTCCTTTGACTACAAGTACTGTGTCTCCATCTTTGGCATTGCTGGCCAACAACCTTTCAATGCCTCCAAGTGATTTGCCACCTGGTGCCTCCCCAAGGAAGAAACCCCGTAAGCAGCAGCATGTCATCTCCACAGAGGAAGGGGACATGATGGAAACAAACAGCACCGATGATGAGAAATCCACTGCCAAAAGTTTGCTGGTGAAGGCAGAGAAGCGCAAGTCTCCTCCAAAGGAGTATATAG ATGAGGAAGGTGTAAGATACGTGCCTGTTCGTCCAAGGCCACCTATCACATTGCTCCGGCATTATCGCAATCCTTGGAAAGCCGCTTACCACCACTTTCAAAGATACAGTGATGTCCGGGTAAAAG AAGAGAAGAAGGCTATGCTACAGGAGATTGCCAATCAGAAGGGTGTATCCTGTCGTGCACAAGGGTGGAAGGTCCATCTCTGTGCAGCACAGCTACTACAGCTG ATGATCAAAATTGGCAACTCCCTCCTGCTGATGCACAGGTCTGAAGAAGCGTCTGTTTGGGATGGTGCGGCTGATCTGAGGAGGCAGCACTGA